In a genomic window of Mercenaria mercenaria strain notata chromosome 19, MADL_Memer_1, whole genome shotgun sequence:
- the LOC123542104 gene encoding potassium voltage-gated channel protein Shaw-like isoform X1: MYGGRSGSTQGLYQSRLLPILKGQNADSSESIPMMTSPDDVTEVQGQDIVTFNVGGVRFETLKRTLQGDVQTRLSDTEFITRYYVQDRMEYFFDRDPDIFKSVLNYLRTGSLHLPSFICGPSAKIELEFWGVRQKKIEQCCWINFNEWNSTQEALKRLEHDRKVNMLPRDTVCDENATFWQKWRPVVWRLMNRSNSSRGAKVFGAVSLLFVVVSIFSFLAETTEPFEYYTVKTTNKPSVNTTTVSPLNLSDVTSTLLTNMTSNNKTMTNGSSEYTISEEKVRTKHPALQIIDLICLIYFITEYVTRLIFSPKKLKHATSLLAMIDVLAILPDLIEFIVYVARPDLKGDVDAVGYITIIRVIRVLRIFRLVRHSAGLWILIYTLRASFSELMLLVWFMGLGILVFSSLIYYVDDREQFKSIPSGFWWALITMTTVGYGDMYPTTTLGKVVGSCTAMAGVLMIGFTVPALVNNFMLYYRHVQFAMNTEDTDKLSEEGKTTNTVVDKERNGDIVNGKSEKQNHDESYL; this comes from the exons ATGTATGGAGGACGATCCGGGTCAACACAAGGATTGTACCAATCTCGACTTTTACCTATACTGAAAGG GCAAAACGCCGACAGCTCAGAGAGTATACCAATGATGACGTCACCTGATGACGTCACTGAAGTTCAAGGCCAAGACATAGTCACTTTCAATGTGGGTGGGGTACGATTCGAAACGTTGAA ACGCACCCTCCAAGGAGATGTCCAAACGAGACTTTCTGATACAGAATTTATAACCAGATACTATGTTCAAGACAGAATGGAATACTTTTTTGACAGAGATCCAGATATATTCAAG tcaGTACTTAATTACTTACGAACCGGAAGTCTACATCTGCCATCTTTCATTTGTGGACCGTCGGCAAAGATAGAACTCGAATTTTGGGGTGTGCGACAAAAGAAAATAGAGCAGTGTTGTTGGATAAATTTCAATGAGTGGAATTCAACGCAA GAAGCGCTTAAGAGACTAGAGCATGACCGGAAGGTAAACATGTTACCACGTGACACTGTATGCGACGAGAACGCCACCTTCTGGCAAAAATGGCGGCCTGTCGTGTGGAGATTAATGAACAGAAGCAACTCCTCACGTGGAGCTAAG GTATTTGGAGCTGTGTCTCTTCTGTTCGTTGTGGTTTCAATTTTCTCATTTTTGGCAGAGACCACAGAACCGTTTGAATATTACacagtaaaaacaacaaataaaccaTCGGTAAATACCACAACGGTTTCACCACTAAATTTATCTGACGTAACGTCAACATTATTGACTAACATGACGTCAAATAACAAAACTATGACGAACGGTTCAAGTGAATATACTATCAGTGAAGAGAAAGTAAGAACTAAACATCCTGCATTACAAATAATAGATCTGATTTGTCTGATATATTTCATAACCGAGTATGTCACCCGGTTAATATTTTCTCCAAAGAAGCTGAAGCACGCAACATCACTGTTAGCTATGATAGATGTTCTTGCAATCTTGCCAGACTTGATTGAATTCATAGTGTACGTTGCTAGACCTGACTTGAAGGGTGACGTAGACGCCGTTGGATACATAACAATCATCCGGGTAATTCGTGTGTTAAGAATTTTCCGGCTTGTGAGGCATTCTGCGGGCCTGTGGATCTTGATTTATACACTACGCGCCAGCTTCAGTGAACTAATGCTGTTAGTCTGGTTCATGGGACTAGGGATTTTAGTGTTCTCATCTCTCATCTACTATGTAGATGACCGGGAACAGTTCAAAAGTATTCCGAGTGGATTTTGGTGGGCGCTGATCACCATGACGACTGTTGGTTATGGTGATATGTATCCCACTACGACACTAGGAAAGGTCGTTGGTTCGTGTACTGCAATGGCCGGAGTTCTGATGATTGGTTTTACGGTACCGGCTCTTGTAAATAATTTCATGCTCTACTATAGACATGTGCAGTTTGCAATGAATACTGAAGACACGGATAAATTAAGCGAGGaaggaaaaacaacaaacacCGTTGTTGACAAAGAAAGAAATGGCGATATCGTAAATGGGAAATCTGAGAAACAAAATCATGACGAGTCGTATTTGTAG
- the LOC123542104 gene encoding potassium voltage-gated channel protein Shaw-like isoform X2: protein MSTELQKQRQNADSSESIPMMTSPDDVTEVQGQDIVTFNVGGVRFETLKRTLQGDVQTRLSDTEFITRYYVQDRMEYFFDRDPDIFKSVLNYLRTGSLHLPSFICGPSAKIELEFWGVRQKKIEQCCWINFNEWNSTQEALKRLEHDRKVNMLPRDTVCDENATFWQKWRPVVWRLMNRSNSSRGAKVFGAVSLLFVVVSIFSFLAETTEPFEYYTVKTTNKPSVNTTTVSPLNLSDVTSTLLTNMTSNNKTMTNGSSEYTISEEKVRTKHPALQIIDLICLIYFITEYVTRLIFSPKKLKHATSLLAMIDVLAILPDLIEFIVYVARPDLKGDVDAVGYITIIRVIRVLRIFRLVRHSAGLWILIYTLRASFSELMLLVWFMGLGILVFSSLIYYVDDREQFKSIPSGFWWALITMTTVGYGDMYPTTTLGKVVGSCTAMAGVLMIGFTVPALVNNFMLYYRHVQFAMNTEDTDKLSEEGKTTNTVVDKERNGDIVNGKSEKQNHDESYL from the exons ATGTCTACGGAACTTCAGAAACAAAG GCAAAACGCCGACAGCTCAGAGAGTATACCAATGATGACGTCACCTGATGACGTCACTGAAGTTCAAGGCCAAGACATAGTCACTTTCAATGTGGGTGGGGTACGATTCGAAACGTTGAA ACGCACCCTCCAAGGAGATGTCCAAACGAGACTTTCTGATACAGAATTTATAACCAGATACTATGTTCAAGACAGAATGGAATACTTTTTTGACAGAGATCCAGATATATTCAAG tcaGTACTTAATTACTTACGAACCGGAAGTCTACATCTGCCATCTTTCATTTGTGGACCGTCGGCAAAGATAGAACTCGAATTTTGGGGTGTGCGACAAAAGAAAATAGAGCAGTGTTGTTGGATAAATTTCAATGAGTGGAATTCAACGCAA GAAGCGCTTAAGAGACTAGAGCATGACCGGAAGGTAAACATGTTACCACGTGACACTGTATGCGACGAGAACGCCACCTTCTGGCAAAAATGGCGGCCTGTCGTGTGGAGATTAATGAACAGAAGCAACTCCTCACGTGGAGCTAAG GTATTTGGAGCTGTGTCTCTTCTGTTCGTTGTGGTTTCAATTTTCTCATTTTTGGCAGAGACCACAGAACCGTTTGAATATTACacagtaaaaacaacaaataaaccaTCGGTAAATACCACAACGGTTTCACCACTAAATTTATCTGACGTAACGTCAACATTATTGACTAACATGACGTCAAATAACAAAACTATGACGAACGGTTCAAGTGAATATACTATCAGTGAAGAGAAAGTAAGAACTAAACATCCTGCATTACAAATAATAGATCTGATTTGTCTGATATATTTCATAACCGAGTATGTCACCCGGTTAATATTTTCTCCAAAGAAGCTGAAGCACGCAACATCACTGTTAGCTATGATAGATGTTCTTGCAATCTTGCCAGACTTGATTGAATTCATAGTGTACGTTGCTAGACCTGACTTGAAGGGTGACGTAGACGCCGTTGGATACATAACAATCATCCGGGTAATTCGTGTGTTAAGAATTTTCCGGCTTGTGAGGCATTCTGCGGGCCTGTGGATCTTGATTTATACACTACGCGCCAGCTTCAGTGAACTAATGCTGTTAGTCTGGTTCATGGGACTAGGGATTTTAGTGTTCTCATCTCTCATCTACTATGTAGATGACCGGGAACAGTTCAAAAGTATTCCGAGTGGATTTTGGTGGGCGCTGATCACCATGACGACTGTTGGTTATGGTGATATGTATCCCACTACGACACTAGGAAAGGTCGTTGGTTCGTGTACTGCAATGGCCGGAGTTCTGATGATTGGTTTTACGGTACCGGCTCTTGTAAATAATTTCATGCTCTACTATAGACATGTGCAGTTTGCAATGAATACTGAAGACACGGATAAATTAAGCGAGGaaggaaaaacaacaaacacCGTTGTTGACAAAGAAAGAAATGGCGATATCGTAAATGGGAAATCTGAGAAACAAAATCATGACGAGTCGTATTTGTAG
- the LOC123542104 gene encoding potassium voltage-gated channel protein Shaw-like isoform X3 gives MMTSPDDVTEVQGQDIVTFNVGGVRFETLKRTLQGDVQTRLSDTEFITRYYVQDRMEYFFDRDPDIFKSVLNYLRTGSLHLPSFICGPSAKIELEFWGVRQKKIEQCCWINFNEWNSTQEALKRLEHDRKVNMLPRDTVCDENATFWQKWRPVVWRLMNRSNSSRGAKVFGAVSLLFVVVSIFSFLAETTEPFEYYTVKTTNKPSVNTTTVSPLNLSDVTSTLLTNMTSNNKTMTNGSSEYTISEEKVRTKHPALQIIDLICLIYFITEYVTRLIFSPKKLKHATSLLAMIDVLAILPDLIEFIVYVARPDLKGDVDAVGYITIIRVIRVLRIFRLVRHSAGLWILIYTLRASFSELMLLVWFMGLGILVFSSLIYYVDDREQFKSIPSGFWWALITMTTVGYGDMYPTTTLGKVVGSCTAMAGVLMIGFTVPALVNNFMLYYRHVQFAMNTEDTDKLSEEGKTTNTVVDKERNGDIVNGKSEKQNHDESYL, from the exons ATGATGACGTCACCTGATGACGTCACTGAAGTTCAAGGCCAAGACATAGTCACTTTCAATGTGGGTGGGGTACGATTCGAAACGTTGAA ACGCACCCTCCAAGGAGATGTCCAAACGAGACTTTCTGATACAGAATTTATAACCAGATACTATGTTCAAGACAGAATGGAATACTTTTTTGACAGAGATCCAGATATATTCAAG tcaGTACTTAATTACTTACGAACCGGAAGTCTACATCTGCCATCTTTCATTTGTGGACCGTCGGCAAAGATAGAACTCGAATTTTGGGGTGTGCGACAAAAGAAAATAGAGCAGTGTTGTTGGATAAATTTCAATGAGTGGAATTCAACGCAA GAAGCGCTTAAGAGACTAGAGCATGACCGGAAGGTAAACATGTTACCACGTGACACTGTATGCGACGAGAACGCCACCTTCTGGCAAAAATGGCGGCCTGTCGTGTGGAGATTAATGAACAGAAGCAACTCCTCACGTGGAGCTAAG GTATTTGGAGCTGTGTCTCTTCTGTTCGTTGTGGTTTCAATTTTCTCATTTTTGGCAGAGACCACAGAACCGTTTGAATATTACacagtaaaaacaacaaataaaccaTCGGTAAATACCACAACGGTTTCACCACTAAATTTATCTGACGTAACGTCAACATTATTGACTAACATGACGTCAAATAACAAAACTATGACGAACGGTTCAAGTGAATATACTATCAGTGAAGAGAAAGTAAGAACTAAACATCCTGCATTACAAATAATAGATCTGATTTGTCTGATATATTTCATAACCGAGTATGTCACCCGGTTAATATTTTCTCCAAAGAAGCTGAAGCACGCAACATCACTGTTAGCTATGATAGATGTTCTTGCAATCTTGCCAGACTTGATTGAATTCATAGTGTACGTTGCTAGACCTGACTTGAAGGGTGACGTAGACGCCGTTGGATACATAACAATCATCCGGGTAATTCGTGTGTTAAGAATTTTCCGGCTTGTGAGGCATTCTGCGGGCCTGTGGATCTTGATTTATACACTACGCGCCAGCTTCAGTGAACTAATGCTGTTAGTCTGGTTCATGGGACTAGGGATTTTAGTGTTCTCATCTCTCATCTACTATGTAGATGACCGGGAACAGTTCAAAAGTATTCCGAGTGGATTTTGGTGGGCGCTGATCACCATGACGACTGTTGGTTATGGTGATATGTATCCCACTACGACACTAGGAAAGGTCGTTGGTTCGTGTACTGCAATGGCCGGAGTTCTGATGATTGGTTTTACGGTACCGGCTCTTGTAAATAATTTCATGCTCTACTATAGACATGTGCAGTTTGCAATGAATACTGAAGACACGGATAAATTAAGCGAGGaaggaaaaacaacaaacacCGTTGTTGACAAAGAAAGAAATGGCGATATCGTAAATGGGAAATCTGAGAAACAAAATCATGACGAGTCGTATTTGTAG
- the LOC123542105 gene encoding potassium voltage-gated channel protein Shaw-like encodes MLLFWFMGLGILVFSSLIYYVDDREQFKSIPSGFWWALITMTTVGYGDMYPTTTLGKVVGSCTAMAGVLMIGFTVPALVNNFMLYYRHVQFAMNTEDTDKLSEEGKTTNTVVDKERNGDIVNGKSEKQNHDESYL; translated from the coding sequence ATGCTGTTATTCTGGTTCATGGGACTAGGGATTTTAGTGTTCTCATCTCTCATCTACTATGTAGATGACCGGGAACAGTTCAAAAGTATTCCGAGTGGATTTTGGTGGGCGCTGATCACCATGACGACTGTTGGTTATGGTGATATGTATCCCACTACGACACTAGGAAAGGTCGTTGGTTCGTGTACTGCAATGGCTGGAGTTCTGATGATTGGTTTTACGGTACCGGCTCTTGTAAATAATTTCATGCTCTACTATAGACATGTGCAGTTTGCAATGAATACTGAAGACACGGATAAATTAAGCGAGGaaggaaaaacaacaaacacCGTTGTTGACAAAGAAAGAAATGGCGATATCGTAAATGGGAAATCTGAGAAACAAAATCATGACGAGTCGTATTTGTAG